A segment of the Hallerella succinigenes genome:
GTGCGAGAACTGGGAATTGATTGCGGATTTTTTCTACATCGTAGTTCATTGCCGTAGAAAATAAAAAAATAACAAGTGAAATAATAGGGATTTTTTTAATTTTTCGCGCATGAATTTTCTAGAAGCAAAGATCCTTGCCGATGGCGTTGTCAAGCCCGGCAACGTTTTGAAAGTTGACAGTTTCTTGAATCATCAAATCGATATTCGACTGATGAAAAAAATCGGTGAAGAAATCAAGCGCCGGTTTTCGGATGTGGAATTCAATAAGGTTTTGACGATCGAATCGAGCGGAATCGCAATTGCCTCCGCTGTCGCCTATGTGAACGAAATCCCGGTGGTCTTTGCAAAAAAAGGTCAGACGGTGAACAGCACCGATGACAAGTATGTGGCAAAGGCTTATTCCTTTACGCATAAAAAGTATAACGAAATCTTTGTTTCGAAGCCTTATGTAAAGCCCACGGATAAGATTTTGATCGTGGACGATTTTTTGGCGGATGGCGAAGCGAGTGCCGCCTTGATCGATCTTGTCAAGCAGGCTCATGCTGAACTGGTGGGCGTGGGAATTGCCATCGAAAAGGGAATGCAGCCGGGCGGTGCAAAGCTCCGGGCGGCAGGCGTTCGACTCGAATCCTTGGCCATTGTCGAAAGTATGGATGCGGAAAGCGGCTTTATCCAGTTCCGTGAACAGGAATCTTAATTTCTAAAAAATGACGACGAAATCTTCTGAAAATCTTTATACGCTAGACGGCAGAGTTCCATTGTTCAAGGCCCTTCCTTTTGGGCTTCAGCACGTGCTTGCCATGTTTGTGAGCAA
Coding sequences within it:
- a CDS encoding xanthine phosphoribosyltransferase, coding for MNFLEAKILADGVVKPGNVLKVDSFLNHQIDIRLMKKIGEEIKRRFSDVEFNKVLTIESSGIAIASAVAYVNEIPVVFAKKGQTVNSTDDKYVAKAYSFTHKKYNEIFVSKPYVKPTDKILIVDDFLADGEASAALIDLVKQAHAELVGVGIAIEKGMQPGGAKLRAAGVRLESLAIVESMDAESGFIQFREQES